tttttttacaaaatttttcAAAGGTTTCTTGCAGCTGTTTGTATTCAATATGGATCACATATGCTGGGACAAGCCTACTTTGCTTTGTTGCAGTATTATACGTCAGTTATGAGAATTAATTACAAGCCAACAAACAAAATGCTTGAATCATcaccttttaaaaacacagttgcAGGAAGATAACTCTGTGCTTTCATTCACAGGAGGAAACTGAGTGTCCTTCATCTCTCTCTGTCATCAAAGAGAGGACAAGAGGTGAAAACCTAGAGGATGATTTCTTCCCACCTGATGATCTGTCTTCTGATGAAGAATATTATATtgaagaaagcaaagcagccCTTTTCAAGAAATCAGGCATGAGGCGCATAGATGATATCAAAAAGGCATTTTCAAGGGAAAATATCCAAAAGACAAGACAAAATTTTGGCAAGAAAGTAAACAGGCTTCAAACTAGAATAGTGACccctgaaaggagagaaaggatcAGGCAGTCAGGAGAGAGACTGAAGCAATCTGGGATAAGGTTCAAGAAAACCATTTCACAAGCTGCCCCAGTAAGGAAGACATTCAAGatccataaaaaaaataaagaacgaACAGTAGCTGAAGGTCAGGAGGGAATCCAGGAAGGTGGTGTGTACATAGCTTCTGAGACCTCAGCAGCAGAGCCCTTCACTGAAGAGATCTCTTACTCAGAAGTGACTACTAAGACAAAGAAAGACAAGAGCAGTGGAACAAAAGGTGCTTCTGAGTCAGCTGAAAAAGGAGGGGCAATCCCAGAAACCATttttaaacaggaaggaaaaggaggaggagcagcaggtgaTAATGTCCCTTTACTAAACTTAAAGCAATCAGCATAAGAAATCAATTAACATATATACCATACAATCCCTACTGAACAAGAGAGAATATAGTACAGATTCACTCAGTTTTAGAACAACGTGTGAATTTTTGTTATATCAGAAAATATGTGTGTGTTGTTCATTTACACGGGTGTCTGTAGTGTTGTCTTCCTGAAAAAAGACAAGAAGTCATGCAAATTTAACAAAAgggctccctctctctctctctcttgatgTGTACCAATAGCTACCATTATTCCAAATGGAAGTTATGATTGCATGTCAAAGGGAGATGGAAACTTGCTATATTTTTAAGATTGATTTAGTATTCACTTAGTAGTCTAATCATTCTCTTTAGTTTTATGTGCAACagcataaaaacattttccattatcTTGTACCAAATCatctaaacagaaaacaaacagtaaCCAAGTTATTACTTCATAttaacagaaggaagaaatacaaaaagTATCCatgcagctataaaaaaaaaatcttttctttcatggGCCCTCACTGAAAtagcaggagaagaaaatttcTGCTTTATCCAGGATGTGACAAAATGCATCAAGAATGATAgattttttgaagaaataatattttttctcaaTGGAAAAATTgatcaaagaaaaagagaactgaaTAAAGATGATTTCCAGAGTTCTGAAAGAGGAAGGAATGATGGAGTTTAGCAATGCATTTTTCTGCTCTTACGGAACAAGATTAAACAAGCAGAAGAGAAGTTAAATATggaacagcaggagaaaaagagaattagGCATCATGTTCCTGATTTAGAAAGACCAGAACATGGTCATGAGAAAGGCAGGGATATAAAGAAGTAAAAGAGAATAAGATGAACATGTGGGTTGTGGATGAGTAGAGagcaaaaatataataatattgcAACTGAAGTTTGATTAATTTTCTTGAGATCTTTGTAATTATTAATTGTTACACTATACAGAGGATAAAAGGGTTCGTGAATGTAACTGTAAGATGAGAActgtttttctgtagtttttctgAATTTCACTGCAATTCAAATCTATTCTACAAAGCTGCTGAAGTACAGGGCCAATCCATAACCCAGTTCCTTATCATCATCATTATCGACTAGCCACAGCCAGAGGGATCATGAGACAGACACCCTTTGGAGTATGGAATGCTGTTTATTTGCAACACCGAGGAGCTAGTGCCCTGAAATCAGATTTTTGTAAATACAGCCACTATGCTGACACGAAAAGCAGGActgtgcttgctttcttcatttaaacAGACTTGTCTTCACAGCACTTATCTAAGGCAAAGTTAGGCATTATTATCATCTGTGAGAAACTTGTACAATGTTGCCAAAAGCTGTATGGTTTTATTTAATATCTCAGCTTCATTTAACAGCAGAGCATAACTGGATTATCTATATAAACTGTTTGATGTATGCCAGCTAATTGTTAATctataatttaaatataattagttTGATTTCAAATATTCTGCCTGACAATTCTTTCATTTGGTCTAGTGTACTTGGCATTTGAGGTGGAAGTAGCTTTAGCAATGGTAACGATCACCATTTGGAAAAGGTTAATGTTATACTATGTTAATGACATTCCCAATTAAATTAACTTTGCCAGATTGGAAGGAGCGACTCCACTGAATGGAAGGACAGGACAGggcaagggagggaggggaagagaggaagatatTTATTTCAGCAGTAAATTGTATATTTCTGCTCTATTGTaattacaggcaaaaaaaaaaaaaaagagggggggggttTGTTTATGGGATACTGGGAGGGAAGGGGTTACCACTTACAAAAGAAGCTTTCCAGAAGCCAGGTGACTTTGCGTGTTCTTCCTATTCTTTACAGTACTGTAGTTATCTTAGTTGAAACAGCAAACGATTTGTCTGGTTCTTTTTAAACAGAGCCTGTATTTTATTCTGCAAGATTTGAAGCTTTCCTGAACTAGAAAACAGGGATTCACTACTGAAGTAAAAAGATCTGATAGATAATTACCTTCCTTTAGGTAGCTTCCTTCTACATGTTAGAAGCTGTTCAAATAAGTTATTTCTTTGTATACTGCAGGACCCTAAGTGCTGCAATGTAATTGCCTGTAGCgtatttaattttctcatttcacTTGACAAAGAAAAGTCATGCAGTTTCCATGGTGTTTGTCGTGTAGCACCACATATGAGGtttatcaaatatttattttgtaataattaCATCTAACTTCAATCAATCAGAGGATGACCTGTTTTCATAGCAAGTAGCAAGTTCTTCAGGTGTAGCAGAGTATTTCAACACATCCTCTTCATTTTAACAGTTACTATTAAAGTTACTGAGTTGAAACCTACACGTACTAAGAGATCAAAGTTAACTTAATACATGTGAGGGAGGGGACAACACCTTGGGATAAAACCTTATTTTCTATACAATGGCAATTTTCCTGCTTGAAGTCTCTCTCATCTTTTTCATAATTTGAAGGAGCAATGACCCTAAAGTCTGGTCCTGCACCTTTCTCATAAACAAAATTCTCAATGAAATCAGTAGATGTGCAG
This genomic interval from Struthio camelus isolate bStrCam1 chromosome 2, bStrCam1.hap1, whole genome shotgun sequence contains the following:
- the CAVIN4 gene encoding caveolae-associated protein 4 codes for the protein MDHHEITLGADKIHQNRLSSVTEDEEEQDAAYTIVTVLDKVANIVDSVQASQKRIEERHREMENAIKTIQIDILKLAQAHGNTGYTVNKLLEKTRKVSCTVKEVRARVERQSANVQKVEAKQEEMLRKNKFRVVIYQEETECPSSLSVIKERTRGENLEDDFFPPDDLSSDEEYYIEESKAALFKKSGMRRIDDIKKAFSRENIQKTRQNFGKKVNRLQTRIVTPERRERIRQSGERLKQSGIRFKKTISQAAPVRKTFKIHKKNKERTVAEGQEGIQEGGVYIASETSAAEPFTEEISYSEVTTKTKKDKSSGTKGASESAEKGGAIPETIFKQEGKGGGAAGDNVPLLNLKQSA